One stretch of Thermus thermamylovorans DNA includes these proteins:
- the rtcB gene encoding RNA ligase RtcB, whose translation MRFERIAPYTYRIPRQGKMRVDAVFFASEAILQDLEGEGYASLQQLMNVATLPGIVEPALAMPDIHWGYGFPIGGVAAFDPEAGGVVSPGGVGFDVNCGVRLLASHLTLEDLLPRQKELADALFRLVPSGVGSERKDVRFSKKELKEILKEGAGWLTRRGFGYPEDLRFIESEGRLPWANPDKVSDRAFERGAPQIGTLGSGNHFLEVQYVDEIYDGEVAEAFGLFPNQITVLIHTGSRGLGHQVCQDYVERFLKAAPRYGIELVDKQLAAAPIRSPEGEDYLQAMAAAANFAFANRQLIAHFVREAFEAVGYAPKDHGLRVLYDLAHNNAKFEEHGGKRVLVHRKGATRAFGPGHPEVPAEYRRVGQPVLVPGDMGRYSYVLAGTEGAMALSFGSSCHGAGRKMSRHQAKRVARERNLVKELAERGILVRAATRATVDEEMPEAYKDVSVVVEAVQGAGIGRKVARLRPLIVVKG comes from the coding sequence ATGCGCTTCGAACGAATCGCCCCCTACACCTACCGCATCCCCCGCCAGGGGAAGATGCGGGTGGATGCGGTGTTTTTCGCCTCGGAGGCGATTTTGCAGGACCTCGAGGGGGAAGGCTACGCCTCCTTGCAGCAGCTCATGAACGTGGCCACCCTGCCGGGGATCGTGGAGCCCGCCCTGGCCATGCCCGACATCCACTGGGGCTACGGCTTCCCCATCGGCGGGGTGGCGGCCTTCGACCCCGAGGCGGGGGGGGTGGTGAGCCCGGGAGGGGTGGGTTTTGACGTTAACTGTGGGGTACGCCTCCTCGCCTCCCACCTCACCCTGGAGGACCTCCTTCCCAGGCAGAAGGAACTCGCCGACGCCCTCTTTCGCCTGGTCCCCTCGGGGGTGGGGAGTGAGCGCAAGGACGTGCGCTTCAGCAAAAAGGAGCTCAAGGAGATCCTCAAGGAAGGGGCGGGCTGGCTCACGAGGCGGGGCTTCGGCTACCCGGAGGACCTGCGCTTCATCGAGTCCGAGGGCCGCCTCCCCTGGGCCAACCCCGACAAGGTTTCGGACAGGGCCTTTGAGCGGGGGGCTCCCCAGATCGGCACCCTGGGAAGCGGGAACCACTTCCTCGAGGTGCAGTACGTGGACGAGATCTACGACGGCGAGGTGGCGGAAGCCTTTGGGCTTTTCCCAAACCAGATCACCGTCCTCATCCACACGGGAAGCCGGGGCCTGGGCCACCAGGTCTGCCAGGACTACGTGGAGCGCTTCCTGAAGGCCGCCCCCCGCTACGGGATTGAGCTTGTGGACAAGCAGCTGGCCGCGGCCCCCATAAGGAGCCCCGAGGGGGAGGACTACCTCCAGGCCATGGCCGCCGCCGCCAACTTCGCCTTCGCCAACCGCCAGCTCATCGCCCACTTCGTGCGGGAGGCCTTTGAGGCCGTGGGTTACGCCCCCAAGGACCACGGCCTAAGGGTGCTCTACGACCTGGCCCACAACAACGCCAAGTTCGAGGAGCACGGGGGGAAGAGGGTCCTGGTCCACCGCAAGGGGGCCACCCGGGCCTTCGGCCCCGGCCACCCGGAGGTCCCCGCGGAGTACCGCAGGGTGGGCCAGCCCGTCCTGGTACCTGGGGACATGGGCCGCTACTCCTACGTGCTGGCGGGGACGGAAGGGGCCATGGCCCTTTCCTTTGGCAGTAGCTGCCATGGGGCCGGGCGCAAGATGAGCCGTCACCAGGCCAAGCGGGTGGCCCGGGAGCGCAACCTGGTGAAGGAGCTTGCGGAAAGGGGCATCCTGGTGCGGGCCGCCACCCGGGCCACGGTGGACGAGGAGATGCCCGAGGCCTACAAGGACGTCTCCGTGGTGGTGGAGGCGGTGCAGGGGGCGGGGATCGGGAGGAAGGTGGCCCGCCTGAGACCCCTCATCGTGGTGAAGGGCTAG
- the ndk gene encoding nucleoside-diphosphate kinase, translating into MERTFVMVKPDGVRRGLVGEILARFERKGFRLVGLKLMRISQELAERHYAEHREKPFFPGLVSFITSGPVVALVLEGPGAVAEVRKMMGATHPKDALPGTLRGDFATTIDENVVHGSASLEDAEREIGLFFRPEELL; encoded by the coding sequence ATGGAGCGCACCTTCGTGATGGTGAAACCCGACGGGGTCAGGCGCGGCCTGGTGGGGGAGATCCTCGCCCGCTTTGAGCGCAAGGGCTTCCGCCTGGTGGGCCTGAAGCTCATGCGCATCTCCCAGGAGTTGGCGGAGAGGCACTACGCCGAGCACCGGGAGAAGCCCTTCTTCCCCGGCCTGGTGAGCTTCATCACCTCGGGGCCGGTGGTGGCCCTGGTCCTGGAGGGCCCGGGCGCGGTGGCCGAGGTGCGGAAGATGATGGGGGCCACCCACCCCAAGGACGCCCTTCCCGGCACCCTCCGCGGGGACTTCGCCACCACCATCGACGAAAACGTGGTCCACGGCTCGGCGAGCCTCGAGGACGCCGAGCGGGAAATCGGCCTCTTCTTCCGCCCGGAGGAACTGCTCTAA
- a CDS encoding NYN domain-containing protein → MERVAIFIDGSNLYKGLVQHLGSDYRLNFIEFITLLTAGRRLLRAYYYNAPLPPEDPAAKAHQSFLNYLKRVPYVTVRLGRLERRTEGFVEKGVDIQIAIDILRLAYADAYDVAVLVSGDGDFAEVVRVVQDMGKQVENTTFHALSSHRLAQQADRFYPLDDFPWERLRAQSLPQAPESGE, encoded by the coding sequence ATGGAAAGGGTGGCCATATTTATCGACGGCTCCAACCTCTACAAGGGGCTGGTGCAGCACCTGGGCTCGGACTACCGGCTGAACTTCATCGAGTTCATCACCCTCCTCACCGCGGGGCGGCGGCTTCTCAGGGCCTACTACTACAACGCCCCCCTGCCCCCGGAGGACCCCGCGGCCAAGGCCCACCAGAGCTTCCTCAACTACCTGAAGCGGGTTCCCTACGTGACCGTGCGCCTGGGCCGGCTGGAGCGCCGCACCGAGGGGTTCGTGGAAAAGGGGGTGGACATCCAAATCGCCATCGACATCCTGCGCCTGGCCTACGCGGACGCCTACGACGTGGCGGTTTTGGTCTCCGGGGACGGGGACTTCGCCGAGGTGGTGCGGGTGGTGCAGGACATGGGCAAGCAGGTGGAGAACACCACCTTCCACGCCCTCTCCTCCCACCGCCTGGCCCAGCAGGCGGACCGCTTCTACCCCCTGGACGACTTCCCCTGGGAGCGCCTCCGGGCGCAAAGCCTCCCCCAGGCCCCGGAAAGCGGGGAGTGA
- the folB gene encoding dihydroneopterin aldolase — translation MGEIALLGLEFYGHHGVRPEEGRLGARFVVDLWLQVPFEGKGDRLEETVDYAQVYALVEAAVRRRRFYLIEALADHLAEELLRAFPRLQAVRVRVHKPHAPIPGVFRDVYAETERRRS, via the coding sequence GTGGGGGAGATCGCCCTTTTGGGCCTGGAGTTCTACGGCCACCACGGGGTGCGGCCCGAGGAGGGGCGGCTTGGGGCCCGGTTCGTGGTGGACCTCTGGCTCCAGGTGCCCTTCGAGGGCAAGGGGGACCGGCTGGAGGAGACCGTGGACTACGCCCAGGTCTACGCCCTGGTGGAGGCGGCGGTGCGCCGCCGACGGTTTTACCTGATCGAGGCCCTGGCCGACCACCTGGCGGAGGAGCTCCTCCGGGCCTTCCCCCGCCTTCAGGCGGTGCGGGTGCGGGTGCACAAGCCCCACGCCCCCATCCCCGGGGTCTTCCGCGACGTGTACGCGGAAACGGAGAGGAGGCGCTCCTAG
- the folP gene encoding dihydropteroate synthase — MGVLNLTPDSFSDGGLYLDPERALERAKALVAEGADLLDLGAESTRPGAEPVPLEEEKRRLLPVLEAVLGLGVPVSVDTRKPEVAAEALRLGAHLLNDVTGLRDERMVALCARFGVAAVVMHMPVPDPRAMMAHARYRDVVAEVRAFLEAQAEGALRAGVPQVVLDPGFGFGKLLEHNLALLRRLEAIVGLGHPVLVGLSRKRTIGELTGVEEPRERVLGSVAAHLYAAMKGARLLRVHDVKAHREALSVWNALWG; from the coding sequence ATGGGCGTCCTCAACCTCACCCCCGACTCCTTTTCCGACGGCGGCCTCTACCTGGATCCGGAACGGGCCCTGGAGCGGGCCAAGGCCCTGGTGGCCGAGGGGGCAGACCTCCTGGACCTGGGGGCCGAGTCCACCCGCCCGGGGGCGGAGCCCGTGCCCCTGGAGGAGGAGAAAAGGCGGCTCCTCCCTGTGTTGGAGGCTGTCCTGGGCCTGGGGGTGCCGGTGAGCGTGGACACCCGCAAACCCGAGGTGGCGGCGGAGGCCCTGAGGCTGGGGGCCCACCTCCTGAACGACGTGACGGGCCTCAGGGACGAGCGCATGGTGGCCCTTTGCGCCCGCTTTGGGGTGGCGGCGGTGGTCATGCACATGCCCGTCCCCGACCCGCGGGCCATGATGGCCCACGCCCGCTACCGGGACGTGGTGGCCGAGGTGCGGGCCTTCCTGGAGGCCCAGGCGGAGGGGGCCCTGAGGGCGGGGGTGCCCCAGGTGGTCCTGGACCCGGGCTTCGGCTTCGGGAAGCTCCTGGAGCACAACCTGGCCCTCCTCCGCCGCCTGGAGGCCATCGTGGGGCTGGGCCACCCGGTTCTGGTGGGGCTCTCCCGCAAGCGCACCATCGGGGAGCTCACGGGGGTGGAGGAGCCCCGGGAGCGGGTCCTGGGCTCCGTGGCCGCCCACCTCTACGCCGCCATGAAGGGGGCGAGGCTCCTTCGGGTCCACGACGTAAAGGCCCACCGGGAGGCCCTCTCCGTCTGGAACGCCCTTTGGGGGTAG
- a CDS encoding PP2C family protein-serine/threonine phosphatase has protein sequence MPGLVFALETHPGRKRPKNEDAVGYALTPWGGAFVVADGMGGHRTGEVAARLAVDTVLAHLQGTDPSPKVLLEALERANEAIYLEAQRPENRGMGTTATCLLLDLPYALIAHVGDSRAYLLRRGELALLTEDHSWVAERVRQGLLSPEEAKTHRWRNVITNALGSFPQARVDLLGLKAEPGDAFLLCTDGLSGVLEDRTLLEVLKNFPPEEAARRLVALANEWGGPDNVSALVVRLPEELPKGARPYALPLEAAGGQPVRLKLGEEPEELPTQVLEPEARRPRVAWRDALLILLWVVVVAYILLGYFRP, from the coding sequence GTGCCCGGGCTGGTCTTCGCCCTGGAAACCCACCCCGGCCGCAAACGTCCCAAGAACGAGGACGCGGTGGGCTACGCCCTCACCCCCTGGGGCGGGGCCTTCGTGGTGGCGGACGGGATGGGGGGGCACCGCACGGGGGAGGTGGCGGCCCGGCTGGCAGTGGACACCGTCCTCGCCCACCTGCAGGGGACCGACCCCTCCCCCAAGGTCCTCCTGGAAGCCCTGGAGCGGGCCAACGAGGCCATCTACCTGGAGGCCCAGCGTCCCGAGAACCGGGGCATGGGCACCACCGCCACCTGCCTCCTTTTGGATTTGCCCTATGCCCTGATCGCCCACGTGGGAGACTCCCGGGCCTACCTCCTGCGCCGGGGGGAGCTTGCCCTCCTCACCGAGGACCACTCCTGGGTGGCGGAGAGGGTACGCCAGGGCCTCCTCTCCCCCGAGGAGGCCAAGACCCACCGCTGGCGCAACGTGATCACCAACGCCCTGGGCTCCTTCCCCCAGGCCCGGGTGGACCTCCTGGGCCTCAAGGCGGAGCCCGGGGACGCCTTCTTGCTCTGCACCGACGGGCTTTCCGGGGTGCTGGAGGACCGCACCCTCCTGGAGGTGCTGAAGAACTTCCCCCCGGAGGAGGCCGCCCGCCGCCTGGTGGCCCTGGCCAACGAGTGGGGGGGGCCCGACAACGTGAGCGCCCTGGTGGTGCGCCTGCCCGAGGAGCTGCCCAAAGGGGCCCGGCCCTACGCCCTCCCCCTGGAGGCGGCGGGGGGGCAGCCGGTGCGCCTGAAACTGGGGGAGGAGCCTGAGGAGCTGCCCACCCAGGTGCTGGAGCCCGAGGCGCGGCGTCCCCGGGTGGCCTGGCGGGACGCCCTCCTCATCCTCCTCTGGGTGGTGGTGGTGGCCTATATCCTCCTGGGCTACTTCCGGCCCTAG
- a CDS encoding MFS transporter has product MPRGPGWFLALSAYWFATSLKWFLVLLVILPAKVAELSPPEERASRLGFLFALGAVMAILGPPLMGYLSDRLGRRRPFLLLGSLLTATALLLLVHAPSYGLLLLAYLLLQVGDDLATGPYSALIPDLVPRGERGTAAGYMGVLQVSGQVLGGVVGFLLPLAPQAHLAALVNLLGALASARVVPDRLPRRNPRPLLTALAAPWGDRDFLLVYLTRFLVMLGFYLAQTYLQYYLADAVRTFQALGRTLTEEPFQAVALLGLLISLGAALASLPAGRASDRLGRKPLIYLSGAGLGLLMPFLLLFPRYDLFLGLALFFGLFYGVYLAVDWALVADVLRDPEAHATDMGLWQTSIVVPQVLAGAFGRPLDLLNAREEGLGYLVLFLLAGGFFLLGAFLVAPIRRAR; this is encoded by the coding sequence ATGCCCCGCGGCCCCGGGTGGTTCCTCGCCCTTTCCGCCTACTGGTTCGCCACCAGCCTCAAGTGGTTCCTGGTCCTCCTGGTGATCCTCCCTGCCAAGGTGGCGGAGCTCTCCCCCCCGGAGGAGCGGGCCTCGAGGCTCGGCTTCCTCTTCGCCCTGGGGGCGGTGATGGCCATCCTGGGCCCGCCCCTCATGGGCTACCTCTCGGACCGCCTGGGAAGGCGGCGGCCCTTTTTGCTCCTGGGAAGCCTCCTCACCGCCACGGCCCTCCTCCTCCTGGTCCACGCCCCCAGCTACGGCCTCCTCCTCCTGGCCTACCTGCTCCTGCAGGTGGGGGACGACCTGGCCACCGGGCCCTACTCGGCCCTCATCCCCGACCTGGTGCCCCGGGGAGAGCGGGGGACGGCCGCGGGGTACATGGGGGTCTTGCAGGTGTCCGGGCAGGTGCTGGGGGGGGTGGTGGGCTTCCTCCTGCCCCTGGCCCCCCAGGCCCACCTGGCGGCCCTGGTGAACCTCCTGGGGGCCCTGGCCAGCGCCCGGGTGGTCCCCGACCGCCTTCCGCGCCGGAACCCCAGGCCCCTCCTCACCGCCCTGGCCGCCCCCTGGGGGGACCGGGACTTCCTCCTGGTCTACCTCACCCGCTTCCTGGTGATGCTGGGCTTCTACCTGGCCCAGACCTACCTGCAGTACTACCTGGCGGACGCGGTGCGGACCTTCCAGGCCCTGGGCCGGACCCTCACCGAGGAGCCTTTCCAGGCGGTGGCCCTCCTGGGCCTCCTCATCTCCCTGGGGGCGGCCCTGGCCAGCCTGCCCGCGGGGCGGGCCTCGGACCGCCTCGGGCGCAAGCCCCTCATCTACCTTTCGGGGGCGGGGCTGGGCCTCCTCATGCCCTTCCTCCTCCTCTTCCCCCGCTACGACCTCTTCCTGGGCCTGGCCCTCTTCTTCGGCCTCTTCTACGGGGTGTACCTGGCGGTGGACTGGGCCCTGGTGGCCGATGTCCTCCGGGACCCCGAGGCCCACGCCACGGACATGGGCCTGTGGCAGACCTCCATCGTGGTGCCCCAGGTGCTGGCGGGGGCCTTCGGGCGGCCCTTGGACCTCCTGAACGCCCGGGAGGAGGGGCTGGGGTACCTGGTCCTCTTCCTCCTGGCCGGGGGGTTCTTCCTCCTGGGGGCCTTCCTGGTGGCCCCCATCCGCCGGGCCCGGTGA